A window of the Mucilaginibacter sp. cycad4 genome harbors these coding sequences:
- a CDS encoding ABC transporter ATP-binding protein, with protein sequence MKDLAYLNKFFYKYRWRLIPGVLFVIISNVFGVLPAQVIRVAFDLVTENIGAYQLFSGFDRQSFIYDIFGTSLFLFGTLVLVLALLRGLFLFFMRQTIILMSRHIEYDLKNEIYNHYQELSLAFYRRHNTGDLMNRVTEDVSRVRMYLGPGIMYSINTVVLFVMVIYAMLTVNVQLAVFSVLPLPILAGVIYYVNNIINHRSEMIQERLSGLSSFVQENFSGIRVIKSYVREGFVRENFAKESEDYKVHSMELAKVQALFFPIMLLLVGLSNVITMYVGGVEVIKGNITPGNIAEFIVYLNMLSFPVISLGWVTSLVQRAAASQKRINEFLHEKPEIISPVAENHHVEGLIRFDEVSFIYPDTGIQALKNVSFTVEPGQMLAIIGRTGSGKSTIANLVMRMYDTTGGEITVDNRSIRSLGLENYRSQIGFVPQEVFLFSDTIANNIAFSADVLDMPVVEQAAKDAAVYNNIIELEEGFTTLIGERGVTLSGGQKQRVSIARAIFKHPQVLIFDDCLSAVDTRTEEEILNNLGRVMQDKTSIIIAHRISTIKNADKILVMDNGEIVEQGNHEYLMQLKGTYFELYEKQLLEEEQDA encoded by the coding sequence TTCTGGTTTCGACAGGCAGAGTTTCATTTATGATATTTTCGGTACCAGCCTTTTCCTGTTTGGTACGCTGGTATTGGTGCTGGCATTGCTGCGGGGCTTGTTCCTGTTTTTTATGAGGCAAACCATTATCCTCATGTCGCGCCATATCGAGTACGATTTAAAAAACGAGATCTATAACCACTACCAGGAACTTTCCCTTGCCTTTTACCGCCGCCACAATACCGGAGATTTAATGAACCGCGTAACCGAGGATGTAAGCCGTGTACGCATGTACCTTGGGCCGGGTATCATGTACTCCATCAATACCGTGGTATTGTTTGTGATGGTGATATATGCCATGCTTACTGTAAATGTACAGCTGGCCGTTTTTTCGGTACTGCCATTGCCTATTCTGGCAGGTGTTATTTACTATGTAAACAATATTATCAATCACCGCAGCGAGATGATCCAGGAGCGCCTGTCCGGCTTATCCAGCTTTGTGCAGGAAAATTTTTCGGGCATCAGGGTGATCAAATCATATGTGCGCGAAGGCTTTGTGCGCGAAAACTTTGCAAAGGAGAGTGAGGACTATAAAGTACACTCAATGGAACTGGCCAAAGTACAGGCCCTGTTTTTCCCGATCATGCTGTTGCTGGTAGGCCTGAGTAACGTAATAACCATGTACGTTGGCGGGGTGGAAGTAATAAAAGGCAACATTACCCCGGGTAATATTGCGGAGTTTATTGTTTACCTCAATATGCTTTCGTTCCCGGTTATTTCGCTGGGCTGGGTAACCTCATTGGTGCAACGCGCCGCAGCTTCGCAAAAACGCATTAACGAATTTTTGCATGAAAAGCCTGAGATCATCTCGCCGGTTGCAGAAAATCACCATGTTGAGGGATTGATCAGGTTTGATGAGGTATCATTCATTTATCCTGATACGGGCATCCAGGCATTAAAAAATGTTTCCTTTACGGTTGAGCCTGGGCAGATGTTGGCTATTATAGGCCGTACAGGTTCGGGTAAGTCAACCATTGCCAACCTGGTAATGCGCATGTACGATACCACAGGCGGAGAGATCACGGTTGACAACCGTTCGATAAGATCACTTGGTCTTGAAAACTACCGCTCGCAGATAGGTTTTGTACCGCAGGAGGTGTTCCTGTTTTCGGATACCATAGCCAATAACATTGCTTTTAGTGCCGATGTACTGGACATGCCGGTTGTTGAGCAGGCCGCTAAAGATGCCGCAGTATACAATAACATTATTGAACTGGAAGAAGGTTTTACAACCCTCATTGGCGAACGCGGCGTTACCTTATCGGGCGGTCAAAAACAGCGTGTATCCATTGCACGCGCCATATTCAAACATCCGCAGGTTTTGATCTTTGACGATTGCCTTTCGGCAGTTGATACCCGCACGGAAGAAGAGATTTTGAATAACCTTGGCCGGGTAATGCAGGATAAAACGAGCATCATCATAGCCCACCGCATTTCCACCATAAAAAATGCCGATAAGATCCTGGTGATGGATAACGGCGAAATAGTTGAGCAGGGCAACCACGAATACCTGATGCAGCTTAAAGGTACTTACTTTGAGCTTTACGAAAAACAACTGCTGGAAGAAGAGCAGGATGCATAA
- a CDS encoding DUF3276 family protein — translation MGDFDNREREEVYSKKVRAGKRTYFFDVKATRSNDYYVTITESKKRLEDGVFVKHKIFLYKEDFEKFAEGLKDTIDYIKSNQEVVEKRYEYSENPEIARASADEDFSFEI, via the coding sequence ATGGGAGATTTTGACAATAGAGAGCGCGAAGAGGTTTATTCAAAGAAGGTGAGAGCTGGGAAGCGGACCTATTTTTTTGATGTAAAAGCAACCCGTTCAAACGATTATTATGTTACTATTACTGAAAGTAAAAAACGTTTGGAAGATGGGGTGTTTGTAAAACACAAGATCTTTTTATATAAAGAAGACTTTGAAAAATTTGCCGAAGGTTTGAAAGATACCATCGACTACATCAAATCAAACCAGGAGGTAGTTGAAAAACGCTACGAGTATAGCGAAAACCCTGAAATTGCCAGGGCATCTGCCGATGAAGATTTTTCGTTTGAGATTTAA
- the mgtE gene encoding magnesium transporter: MEEMVEQIELLLEKQDDTQLQEYLNNLNISDVEELIGELPEHGPKFIETLSLNRAVNVFRILEFPVQERIIKKLSGQKLEDLINELPPDDRTALFSELHGDAVQKLIQKLSRENRDEALKLLGYEEESVGRLMTPDYIAVKRTWDVSRVLSHIRRYGKNSETIDVIYVIDEHGVLLDDIRIREILLVKPETKVSELMDGRLIALSAADPQEEAINVFRMNNRTALPVVDSGNVLLGIVTVDDILWIANEEYTEDIQKIGGTEALDEPYLDINLFKLVKKRVGWLIILFLGEMLTATAMGYFGDEISKVVVLAYFIPLIISSGGNSGSQASTLIIQAMALGEVTVTDWWRVMRREILSGLMLGVCLGLIGFLRIAAWSMFSNIYGPHWMLVGFTVGASLIGIVLWGSLSGSMLPLLLKKLGADPATSSAPFVATLVDVTGLIIYFTIAVLFMRGILL, encoded by the coding sequence ATGGAAGAAATGGTTGAGCAAATAGAATTGTTGCTGGAAAAACAAGACGATACCCAATTACAGGAATATTTGAACAACCTCAACATATCGGATGTTGAAGAACTGATTGGAGAACTTCCGGAACATGGCCCTAAATTCATCGAAACCCTTTCGCTTAACCGCGCGGTTAATGTGTTCCGGATTCTTGAATTCCCGGTGCAGGAGCGGATCATTAAAAAACTCTCGGGCCAAAAGCTGGAAGATCTGATCAATGAACTCCCGCCCGACGACCGCACAGCACTTTTCAGCGAATTGCATGGCGACGCCGTTCAAAAACTTATCCAGAAACTTTCACGCGAAAACCGCGACGAAGCTCTAAAACTTTTGGGTTACGAAGAAGAAAGCGTTGGCCGCCTGATGACGCCCGACTATATTGCCGTTAAACGTACCTGGGATGTAAGTCGTGTGCTTTCGCACATTCGCCGTTATGGTAAAAATTCGGAAACCATCGATGTTATTTATGTAATTGATGAGCACGGTGTTTTACTTGATGATATCAGGATCCGCGAGATCTTATTGGTAAAGCCCGAAACCAAGGTGAGCGAACTAATGGACGGCCGACTGATTGCCCTTAGCGCTGCCGACCCACAGGAAGAAGCCATCAATGTTTTCAGGATGAATAACCGTACCGCCCTCCCGGTGGTTGATAGCGGCAATGTACTGTTAGGGATTGTAACCGTTGATGATATCCTTTGGATAGCTAACGAAGAATACACCGAAGACATTCAGAAAATAGGTGGTACCGAAGCGCTGGATGAACCCTATCTGGATATCAACCTTTTTAAACTGGTAAAAAAACGTGTAGGCTGGCTTATCATTTTATTTTTAGGTGAGATGCTTACCGCTACCGCTATGGGCTATTTTGGCGATGAGATCTCTAAAGTAGTCGTACTGGCTTATTTTATCCCGCTAATTATTTCAAGTGGGGGTAACAGCGGTTCGCAGGCTTCAACCCTCATTATCCAGGCCATGGCCCTTGGCGAGGTTACCGTTACCGACTGGTGGCGGGTTATGCGCCGGGAAATTCTTTCGGGCCTGATGCTTGGTGTTTGTTTAGGTTTAATAGGCTTTTTACGCATAGCCGCCTGGAGCATGTTCAGTAATATTTACGGCCCGCACTGGATGCTGGTTGGTTTTACGGTAGGTGCATCCCTTATCGGTATCGTTTTATGGGGGTCGTTATCAGGTTCGATGCTGCCACTTTTGCTTAAAAAGCTTGGCGCCGACCCTGCTACTTCATCTGCTCCGTTTGTGGCTACCCTGGTTGATGTTACCGGGCTAATCATTTACTTTACCATAGCAGTATTGTTTATGCGGGGGATATTATTGTAA